From the genome of Lotus japonicus ecotype B-129 chromosome 6, LjGifu_v1.2, one region includes:
- the LOC130726011 gene encoding uncharacterized protein LOC130726011, which translates to MAESSSTCLVPEGDPIRALSESISFGRFMSERLDWEKWSAFTTHKRYVEEAEKYSKPGSVAAKKAYFEAHYKRKAAEEEAALIQEENAQVNGAFDSKTKEGNCTDSSIVMKSKANSHETANEQLGEEDAVVDCADTNQYNEFDPVEVHKDVSHPCADINHYNEFDPVEVHKNLTILEEEKKPEPGTAGEEILAFPVEGEAVNSSPKLSTNSKASKLSHPLDERKASAGVPPPPRNGINCVSKSKMRVGVRDTVEKKRLTAGSLHMSIDLPSGTRESSKIASAALQSRNGLNSFSTSQKSVGGSLEKKRIIAPSLSKSINLSSGTGVSNKTATAAVKSGNGISLASKSMKSDLVEKKSTARSLHMSINLSSGADKRSKTASAFEHNRIKRIACNLPKDRPLALQTSTPTKASHGLLKEASENPLSQSRRTERLLNKSLCGGVTVNANRSSLSVMCSKPVSTIGSQTHTKSLPFRFRSEERAIKRKERMDEIKPKEEEKVQLQRIPKGKAEHDHKKLQQSGGSKFKLNEDGSSGTQSSTKQVRKVSLTMSGPPKPDGKASSSTVQDKTIGSSWKPPINTNSSKHITEKANRTTKQSRTSSNTTRENASPNIQN; encoded by the exons ATGGCTGAATCTTCTTCAACTTGTCTTGTTCCAGAG GGCGACCCGATTCGTGCGCTTAGCGAATCTATCTCTTTTGGGAGGTTTATGTCCGAGAGACTGGATTGGGAGAAATGGTCAGCGTTCACGACACACAAACGCTATGTTGAGGAAGCTGAAAAGTATTCCAAGCCAGGTTCCGTTGCTGCAAAAAAAGCCTACTTTGAGGCTCATTACAAGAGAAAAGCTgctgaggaagaagctgcatTGATCCAAGAAGAAAATGCTCAAGTTAATGGAGCTTTTGATTCAAAAACTAAGGAAGGAAATTGCACTGATTCATCCATTGTGATGAAGTCGAAAGCGAACAGCCACGAGACTGCCAATGAACAGCTTGGTGAAGAAGATGCtgttgttgattgtgctgataCAAACCAATATAATGAGTTTGATCCTGTTGAAGTCCATAAGGATGTCTCACATCCTTGTGCTGATATAAACCACTATAATGAGTTTGATCCTGTCGAAGTCCATAAGAATTTAACCATTctggaagaagagaagaaaccTGAACCT GGCACTGCTGGTGAGGAAATTTTGGCTTTTCCTGTTGAGGGAGAAGCGGTTAATTCGTCTCCAAAATTATCAACCAATTCTAAGGCTTCCAAGCTCTCTCATCCTCTTGATGAAAGGAAAGCTTCTGCAGGTGTACCGCCACCACCCAGAAATGGAATAAACTGTGTTTCAAAAAGTAAGATGCGTGTAGGGGTCAGAGATACAGTTGAGAAGAAGAGACTAACTGCAGGGTCACTCCACATGTCAATCGATCTCCCCTCTGGCACTCGTGAATCAAGCAAAATAGCTTCTGCAGCTTTACAATCCAGAAATGGCTTAAACAGTTTTTCAACAAGTCAGAAATCTGTTGGAGGCTCACTTGAGAAGAAGAGGATAATTGCACCATCACTTTCCAAGTCAATCAATCTTTCATCTGGAACTGGTGTATCAAACAAAACAGCTACTGCAGCTGTTAAATCTGGAAACGGAATAAGCCTTGCTTCAAAAAGTATGAAGTCCGACTTAGTGGAGAAGAAATCAACTGCAAGGTCACTCCACATGTCAATCAATCTCTCTTCTGGAGCAGACAAAAGAAGTAAAACAGCTTCAGCATTTGAACATAACAGAATTAAAAGAATTGCTTGTAATTTACCCAAAGATCGTCCACTGGCATTACAGACATCAACACCAACCAAG GCATCTCATGGCTTGTTAAAGGAAGCTTCAGAAAACCCCCTTTCTCAGAGTAGAAG GACTGAAAGATTACTCAATAAGTCTCTTTGTGGAGGTGTTACAGTAAATGCAAATCGTTCCTCCCTTTCTGTTAT GTGCTCGAAACCTGTAAGCACCATCGGAAGCCAAACCCATACTAAATCATTGCCTTTTAGATTCAGAAGTGAAGAAAGAGCAATAAAACGTAAAGAG AGGATGGATGAAATTAAACCCAAGGAGGAAGAGAAAGTTCAGCTGCAAAGGATACCCAAG GGGAAAGCAGAACATGATCACAAGAAGCTACAGCAGAGCGGTGGATCTAAATTCAAACTGAATGAGGACGGGTCTAGTGGAACACAATCATCAACTAAACAAGTTAGAAAG GTCTCACTTACAATGTCTGGGCCACCAAAACCTGATGGTAAAGCAAGTTCTAGTACAGTGCAGGACAAAACCATAGGAAGTTCATGGAAGCCTCCCATCAACACCAATAGTTCCAAACATATTACTGAAAAAGCTAACCGAACAACTAAGCAATCAAGAACTTCATCAAATACCACACGAGAAAATGCTTCACCAAATATTCAGAACTAA